The following DNA comes from Marichromatium purpuratum 984.
CATCTGGTGGACATAGTCGGCCAGACCCGGCCAGTCGGTCTCGGCGCGGCAGGCGCGCAGCGCCTCGAGTTCAGCCGGTAGCTCCGCGCGCAGGGCATGGAGCAATTCGTGGGCGAGTTCGATGTCGCCACCAACGCTGGCGAGGGCCGCCGCGGGATCACGCAGCGGCTGTTCGGGTGCAGGGATCGGCATCATCGTGCTCCACTGCCGGGTGTTTCGGCGACTCTAACCCCGGCGCCTCGTCGTCGTCCAACCCGCGCGGCTCATTGCTCGTGCAGTGCCCGCACCGGGTCGAGTCGCGCCGCGTGCAGCGCCGGGACGACCCCGGCGACCAGCCCGAGCAGCAGTGCGCCGCACTCGGCCAGCAACACGAAATCCCAGGCCGGTTGCAGCGGCAGCCCGGGCAGTGCGAGCCCGAGCAACAGGATCACCAGTCCCCCGACGGCGAGTCCGATGCCGCCGCCGAGCAGCGCCAGCAGCATCGCCTCGAGCAGGAACAGCCAGCGGATCTGCTCGCGTCCGGCGCCGAGCGCGCGCAGCAGCCCGATCTCACGCCGACGCTCGCCGAGGGCGATGGTCATGATGGTGAGGATGCCGATCCCGCCGACCAGCAGCGAGATCGCGCCGAGCGCCCCGACCACCGTGGTCAGCGCGCCGAGCACCGACCCGAGTACCGCGAGCATCTGGTCCTGGGTGGTGATGGTGAAGTCCTCGCTGCCATGACGACGGATCAGCAGCGTGCGCACCCGCTCGGCCACCACCGCGCTGTCGGCATGACGGTCGTAGAGCAGGTCGATCTCCATCAGGCTGTCGCGGTCGAACAGTGCCAGCGCCCGCTCGGCGGGGATGTAGAGGGTGTCGTCGAGATCGAAGCCGAGCATCTGACCCTTGCGTGCCATCACCCCGATCACCCGATAGGGCTCGCCGCCGACGCGGATACGGGCGCCGAGCGGCGAGCGCTGGCCGAACAGCTGCACCGCCAGCTCCGCCCCGAGCACCGCGAAGGCCGGCGGATTGGCGCCGCGCTCGGGGAGGAAGCGACCGCTGGCCAGACGCATCGACCAGATCTCGGGCACCCCGGGGCCGGCGCCGAACACCGTGGTGCGGCGGCTGCGCCCGGCGTGCTCGACGGCGACATTGCCCTGCACCACGGGGACCACCGCCTCGACCTCGGGGAGGCGCGCGAGCGCGCGGGCGTCATCCAGGCTGAGTGGTCGGACGTTGGAGACCAGCGCCCCGGACATCCCCAGGGTGGTGGTGCGCCCCGGCGAGACGGCGATCAGGTTGGTGCCGAACTGGCTGAACTCGGCGAGCACGAAACGGTGCACGCCCTCGCCGATCGCCGTCAGCAGCACCACCGCGGCGACCCCGATGGCGATCCCGAGCACCGTCAACAGGCTGCGACCGGGACGCTCGCCGACCGCGCCCAGGGCATAACGCATCAGGTCCATGGTGCGCATCGTCCCCTGCCTCAGCGACCGTTGAGCGCTGCGACCGGATCGAGCCGCGCGGCCCGTCGTGCCGGCAGCAGTCCGAACATCAGCGCGCTGCCCATGGCGGTGAGCACCGCCGCCAGGCTCGCCCAGGGGGGCGCGGCGAGGGTGAACCCGGCGAGCTGGCGGTCGATCAGCCAGAGCAGGGCGTGACCGCAGCCCAGCCCGGCGAGGCTGCCGAGCGCGCCGAGCACCAGGGCCTCGGTGAGGAAGAGCGCGCGCACCTGGGCCGCGCTCGCCCCCAGCGCCTTGAGCAGCCCGATCTCGGCGCTGCGCTGGGAGACCGACACCAGCATCACGTTCATGATCAACACCCCGGCGACCACCAGGCTGATCGCGGCGATCGCCGCCACCGCCAGGGTGAGCGTCGAGAGGATCTGGTCGAAGGTGCCGAGCAGCGCGTCCTGGGTGATCACGGTGACATCGTCCTCGCCCTCGTGGCGGTCGCGGACGACGGCGCGGACCTGCTCGGCGGTGATCGCCAGGTCGGCGCCGACTCGCCCCTGGACCAGCACCCGGAACAGCCCGGGGTTGTCGAACACCGCCTGCGCCGAGGCCACCGGGATCAGTGCCAGATCGGCCATGTCGGTGCCCAGCGACACGCCGCCGCCAGCGAGCACGCCGATCACCCGGAAGCGCCGGTCGGCGATCCGGATGCGTCGGCCGAGCGGGCTGGCGGTGCCGAACAGCTCGCGCGCCAGGGTCGCGCCGAGCACCGCCACCGGCGCCGCGCGACCGGGATCGGCGGCGGGCAGGAAGCGCCCGGCAGCAAGTGTCAGTTCGCGGATGGCGAGATAGTCGGCGGTGGTGCCGAGGATGCCGACCTCGCGCGCCAGCGCCCCGGTCGAGACCGGTGCCTCGCCCATCGCTACCGGGGCGACCCGCGCGACCCCCGGGGCGCGCAGCAGCGCCAGGGCATCGTTCAGGGTGAGGTCGCGCGGGGTCTCACCGAGCAGGGGTGGCGCGCCCCCGGTGGTCTCGTTGCGCCCGGGGACGACGATCAGCAGCCGGGTGCCGAGCTGGCTGAACTCGTCGAGCACGAAGCGGCGCGCGCCATCGCCGATCCCCGACAGGACGACCACCGCCGCGCAACCGAGGGCGACGGCCAGCAGGGTCAGCGCAGCGCGGCCGGGATGGGCGACGAGCGCGCGCAGTGCGGTGGTGGCGGTGTCGCGGGGGCGCATCAGTCGGCTGTCCGATCGTCGTCGCTCATGGCATGGCGGTCGCGCCCCTGACGCTTGGCGCGATAGAGGGCCTGATCGATGGCGCGGAAAAAGGCATCGCGGTCGCTGCCAGGGCGGAAGGTTCCGACCCCGAGGCTTGCGGTGACCCGTCCGACGGTGGGGAAGCGGTGCTCGCGGATGGTCTCGAGCAGGTCGCGTGCGAGTTGCTCGGCCTGTTGACACGAGGTGTCGGGCAGGATCAGCGCGAATTCCTCGCCGCCCCAGCGCGACAGACCGTCGCTGGCACGCGTGCGTGTGGCGAGCAGCCGAGCGAACTCGCGCAGTACCGCGTCGCCGACATCGTGTCCCAGGGTGTCGTTGATTTGCTTGAAGTGGTCGAGATCGAGCAGGATCAGCGAGAAACAGCGCTGATGACGACCGGTCTTGGCGATCTCGCGCGCGAGCATCTCATCGAACATGGTGCGGTTCCAGATGCCGGTGAGCGGGTCGGTCATCGACAGGGTGCGCACCCGGTTGAGTGCCTCCTCGCGGGTGTGCTCGTAGTAATAGATGATGCCGCCACCGATGAGCAGTGCAGTGGTGATGTTGAACAGCGTCTGGGCGGGGCAGCTGATGCTCCAGTGCGCCCAGCCGTAGACGAAGATGGCGAGGACCGCAGCGACGAACAGCAGGTAAGCGATGGTGGCTGCGCGCAGACCGTGCAGCGGATAGACAAACAGCGGGTAGAGCAACAACAGCACATAGGGGTTGGTGTCGCCCTCGGTATGGACGATCAGATACAACAGCATCGCGCCCGCGGAGGACGAGGCCAGCCACGCCGACCCGTGCAGGTTGGCGTGACGGCGAAAGCGCCACAGCGCCAGCAGTATGGCCACGACCATCGCCAGCTCGATCAGGGCGAGTCTCGAGTCGCCGATGATGACGATGTTGAACAGCGCGGCAACGCTCATCAGCGCAGTGAGCGTGAGCAGAATGAAGTTGAGCAGCTGCGCGCGACGAAACAGCAGCGGGTCCCGAGCAAAGCGCTGTGGCGTCTCGAGCAGGCGCTTCAGCGACTGCAGTGGCATGGGCATGGCGAGAGTGCCTGCTATCAGGTGTGTTGCCTGGGATCACGAAGTGCGATGGGGCGAATCCTGCCGTCCTGGTGCATGTGCGTCCATGCAGAGGCCTCGGTGTGGACCGTCAGTGAGCACGGATGCCGCCGTCCTCCATGTCGATGCGCCGTCCGGCGCGTCCGCCCACGACCGGGTCGTGAGTGACCACCACCAGGGTGACGCCCTGGTCGTTGAGCGCCTCGAGGGTGGCGATCACCTCCTCGCCCGAGCGTCGGTCGAGGTTGCCGGTGGGCTCGTCGGCAAGCAGCAGCCCCGGTTGCATCACCGTGGCGCGGGCGATCGCCACGCGCTGGCGCTGGCCGCCGGAGAGCTGGTCAGGACGGTGGTCGGCGCGCTCCGTCAGCCCCAGCCGGTCGAGTGCCCGGGCGACCCGCTCGCCTCGCGCCGCGGGCGCGAGGCCGGCGAGCATCAGCGGCAGCTCGACGTTCTCCGCGGCGCTCAGTCGCGGGATCAGGTGGAAGGACTGGAAGACGAAGCCGATCCGGCTGCCGCGCAGCGCCGCGCGCGCCTCCTCGTCGAGGTCGGTGGTCTCGATGTCGTCGAGCCGATAGCGACCCTGGTCCGGGCGGTCGAGCAGACCGAGGATGTTGAGCAGGGTGCTCTTGCCCGATCCCGAGGGACCCATGATGGCGACATAGTCGCCGCTGTCGATATCCAGGTCCACCCCATGCAGTGCCCGCACCTGCTGCTCGCCGACACGGAAGCTGCGACTGATCCCTCGGAGCGCGATCATGGCGCCGGCTCGATACGGGCGCCGTCGGTCACGTCCTCGCCGCCGAGCGTACGCGCCACGCGCTCGCCGGGCGCGAGACCGGAGCGGATCTCGGTGCGCTCCCAGTTCTCGATCCCGATGCGGATCTCGCGTCGTTGCAGTCGTCCGCTGGTCGGATCGAACAGCAGCACGCTCGGCGTGAGGCCGGCCTGGATCGCCGCGGTGGGCAGTTGCAGGACCTGTTCGCGGCGCTCGACCACGATCTCCACATCGGCGCTGTAGCCGGCGAGCAGCGGCGTGTCGGTCGGCGGTTCGGTCATCACCACCTCGATCTCGACGGTACGCGCCTGCTTCTCCTGGTCGAAGACATAGGGGGCGATCCGTCGCACCACTCCGGTGAAGACCCGATCGCCGAATGCATCGAGGGTGATCCGTGCCTCCAGCCCGAGGGCGATGCGCGCGGCGTCGACCTCGTCGATGGGGGCGGAGATGTAGTAGCAGGCGTCGTCGATGAGATCAATCGCGGGGGGTGTGGGGATGCCCGGTGGCGAGGGCGTGACGTACTCGTTGAGCTCGCCCGAGACCTCGGCGACCACCCCGGCGAAGGGGGCGACGAGCCGGGTCCGCTCCAGCTCGGCGCGGGCCACCCCGACCTGGGCCTGGCTGACCTCGGCGTTGGCGCGTGCCGCCTCGCACTCGGCGGCGCCGGCGCGGGCGGCGGTCTGGGCGCGGTCGAGCGCCTCCTCCGAGGTCATGGCGCGGGTATCGAGCCGGCGCTGGCGCTCGGCCTCGCGCCCGGCCTGCTCGGCGTGCAGACAGGCGGCGCGGGCGCGGGCCGTGGCTGCTTCGGCCTCGCGCTCGGCGAGCTCGACACGGGCGATGAGGTCGCGGTTCCAGAGTTCGAGCAACAGCTCGCCGGCGCCCACCCGGTCGCCCTCGTGGACCTCGAGACGGGCGATCTGACCGCCCAGACTGGGTGCGAGCCGGGCGCGCCGACAGGCCTTGACGGTGCCGGCGCGGGTGTTGGCGACCAGCCGCTCGATGGCGCCCTCGCTGACCGCGACCAACTCGACCCGGGGCGGTCCGGGTCGACTGGCGTACCACCAGAGCAGCAGCGTGCCGCCGAGCGCGAGGACGAGCAGGTGGGAGGGCGACGGCCTTTTCATCGGGGACGGTGTCCGAGGCTGGTCGGGGCGCCATTGTAGCGCGCCGGATCAGCGGGTGCGACGCGTGGCTCAGGTCTCGCGTCGGCCGAAGGCCTCGGTCGGCAGCACCAGCAGCAGCAGCAGGAGCAGCAGGTCGAGCCCGGCGATCAGTTCGTGACCGAACAGCGCCCCGATGGTCAGACTGAGCAGCGCGATCAACAGCAGTATCCACCAGCCGGGCAGTCCGGCGTCACGGATGCGCTTGGCGGCGATGTTGGCCTGGGCGACCAGCAGCACGGCAGCGATGGCGACCAGGACGGCCAGCTTGATGTCGGCGATCAGCGCCGAGTCCTCGGGCCCCTTGGCGAGGCCGAAGCTGGCCAGCACCAGCAAGGCGATCAGGGCGGCGTGACAGCCGAGATAGGGCAGGCGTGAGAGACGACCGTGCTTGATGTCGCCAAAGAAGATCGTGAGCATGTCTGGGTCTCGTTGCGGGGTTCTCGTTCGGGGCGCGATCGGCTGGCGCTGCGCCCCACGGATGCGGCCGCTTGGCGCGCGTCTCCCAGAGTATACCCGGCCTGCGTCGCCTGCCCGGCTGCGCTAGCATGCACGACGAACGGTCGAAACCTTGGGGATGGACAGTGTCGCAACGCGAGATCATCGAGTCATTGCGCGCCGCGCCCCTGCTCGCGCGGCTCGAATCGGCGCAGCTCGAGCGGGTCGCCGCGCGGACCACCCGTCTCACCCTGGCTGCCGAGCAGTCGCTGTTCCTCCAGGGCGATGCGGCCGAGCGCTTCTTCCTGGTGTGCGCCGGACAGATGCAGCTCTACCGGCTCGCGCCCGATGGTGCGCGCAAGGTGATCGAGATCGTCTCCCCCGGGCAGACCTTCGCCGAGGCGCTGATGTTCCTCAACCGCCCGAGCTATCCGGTGTGCGCCAGCGCGCTCGCGCCGACCGAGCTGATCGCGATCGACGCGGCCGACTTCGCCGCCATGCTGCGCGAGTCGGTCGAGACCTGCTTTCTGCTGCTCGGCGCGCTGAGCCAGCGGCTGCGTGGCCTGATCGGCGAGATCGACCATCTCACCCTGCACACCGCCAGCGGTCGGCTGGCGCGCTATCTGCTCGAACGCTTGCCGCCGGAGCGGCGCGCGCTGCGCCTGGAGGTGCCCAAGGGGGTGCTTGCCTCGCGTCTGTCGATCCAGCCCGAGACCCTGTCGCGGGCGCTGCGTCAGTTCGTCGATGCCGGGGTGATCGCACTCGAGGGGCGTCATGTGACCCTGCTCGATCGCCCTCGGCTGGTCGAACTCGCTGCTCTCGAGCCTGGGCTCGGGCCGGACTGAGCCTCAGGCCGCGGCCAGCGCGCGCGCCAGATCGCCCGCGGGGTCCTGGCCGGTGAGGCGCAGGTCGTAGCGCTGCTGCAGGATCGCGAGCACCCCGGGGGTGATGAAGGCCGGCGGGTTGGGGCCGAGGGTGATGCCGCGCACGCCGAGATGCAGCAGGCTCAGCAGCACCGCCACCGCCTTCTGCTCGAACCAGCTCACCACCAGGGTCAGCGGCAGGTCGTTGATGCCGCACTCGCAGGCCTCGGCCAGCGCGGCGGCGACGGCGATGGCGCCATAGGCGTCGTTGCACTGGCCCATGTCGAGCAGCCGCGGCAGCCCCAGGTGCTCGCCGTAGTCGTGGTCGCGGATGCGGTACTTGCCACAGCCGAGGGTGAGGATGAAGGAGTCCGACGGGGTGGCGCGGGCGTAGTCGGTGAAGTAGTTGCGTCCCTTCTCGGCGCCGTCGCAGCCGCCGATGACGAAGAAGTGGCTGATCGCGCCGGATCTGACCGCTTCGACGATGGTCGGCGCCTGATCGAGCAGTACCTGACGGTGGAAGCCGATGGTCGACTCGCCCGTCGGCGCGGCGACGCAGGGTGGGCAGACGCGGGCGGCGGCGATCAATGCCGAGTAGTCGCCGTCCGGCAGGTGTCGGGCACCGGGGACGGCGGTGGCGCGGATGGTGTAGAGCCGGTCGCGGTACTGCTCGGGGGGGATCAGCACGCAGTTGGTGGTGGCCAGTACCGGTCCGGGGAAGGCGGCGAACTCGCGCTTCTGGTCCTGCCAGGCGCCGCCGTAGTGACCCGCGAGGTTGGGGTGATCGCGCAGCCTCGGGTACATGTGCGCGGGGAGCATCTCGCCGTGGGTGTAGACGTTGATCTCGGTGCCCTCGACCTGACACAGCAGCTCCCAGAGATCGAGCAGATCGTGCCCGGTGACGAGGATGCCGGGACCGGCCTCGGTGCCCTCGCGCACCCGGGTCGGGGCGGGTGCGCCGAAGGTCTCGACGTGTCCCCTGTCGAGCAACTCCATCACCCGCAGGTTCATCTCGCCGCAGCGCAGACAGTAATCGAGCAGCGCCTCGGGGTCGAAGTTGACATTGGTCATGGTGACGAACAACGCCTCTTCGATGAACGCCGAGACGGCCTCGTCGTGTTGGCCGAGACGGCGTGCGTGATGGGCGTAGGCGGCCATCCCCTTGAGGCCGTAGAGCAGGGTCTCCTGCAGCGACTGCACGTCGGCGTCCTTGCCGCAGGTGCCGGGCGAGTTGACGCAGGCGCTGTTGCGGAAGGTCTGTTCACACTGATTGCAGTACATGGGACGATCTCCTGTGGGCGGACGGGGCCTGTCCCGCGCCGCTGACGGCGGGGACGGGCGCAGTCTCGTCCGCTCTCGTCGATCGCCCCTTGATGGAGGTCAAATCCGTCCCCGCGGATCAGAACTCGCCGACCGCCGCCCCCTGCATGATGCTCCAGATGATGTCGCGTACCCGGGTGGCCGATTGCTCGAGTTCCGTAGGCAGCGGGGTGCCGCCGTGGATCAACAGGTCGAGGTTCATGCTGTAGAGGTGCAGCCCTCCCTCGGCGTCCTCGACCAGGGCGATGCGACAGGGCATGAAGCCGCTGTACTCGTTGCGGTGTTCGAGCATCTGACGCCCGACCCGGGCGTCGCAGAAGGAGAGGAAGTTGACATAGCGATAGGGCTCGCCGGTGATCGCCTCGATCTGCTGATAGAAGGGCGATTCGCCGACGAACAGCAGGTTGTTGGAGACGGCCAGGCTCTTGAGCGAGTCGACCACCTCCTCGGCGGCGAGCCCGTCTTCCACCGGCACCGACCACATCATCGCCATGCCGGGATCGCCGGTCGCGAGCAGGCGCTGGCCGAACTCGGCATAGACCCGGGGTGCGCCGGGGTCGAAGGTCGCGAGGATCGGTGCCAGTCGTGCGGCGCCATAGCCGATGGCGAGCAGACAGAGCACCCCGAAGATGGCAAACAGGTTGCGGGCCAGTCTCATCCATATCCCTCCATTGACGAAGGGGCCCCTCGCGGGACCCCGAGACGCCCGTCCGGTGGGGACGGGCGCATGTGCTCAAGATGGGCTGGGGGCCTGAGGCCCGGTCCCGTGCGCGCCTGCGGCGAGCCGGACTGGAGGGGTCAGCGCTCGGGCGCACCCTGCTCGATCCAGGTCTCGACGAGCGCAACCTGCTCCGGCGCGAGTGGATCCTTGCCGTGGGGCATGCGGATCGATTGATCGACCTCGCCGGCGAGCAGACGGTAGAGGTTGCTCGAGAGCGCGTCGCCCGGCACCACCACTGGACCGAACTTGGTGCCCTTCATCAGGGTGTCGTAGGAGACGACCTGGAAGCCGCTGGCCTCGGCGCCGGCGCCGCCCGGCAGATGGCACTCGACGCAGTGGGTCTCGAGCAGTGGCTGGATGTGCACCTCGTAGGTGATGCGATCCTGCTGCCCGCAGCCACCGAGCATCAGCAGTGCCGGGAGCCCGATCGCGATCGTGCGGATTCGACTGGTCATCGCCCGCTCTCATTCGTTGACACAACACAGCTCGCGCCACCCGATGGTGTCGGCCTGCCGTATTCGCCACGCTGGTCGAGGGTGTTCCGCCCCTGAATGCCGGCCGCTCGCCGTGCAGTTCGACGGCTTGCCCCCTGATGCGCATCACCGGTGGGCACGGGCCACTGACAATTGCCCCGTTGATTCTAATGCTAGTCGACTCGCGGCTATCGACAAGGCGCGCGATACCGACTCAGGTCAGCTTCTCGTGCCCCGCTGGTCGGTGTCGGGGCTGGACGACGGGGGCTGAGGCCAGCCCCGGGGTGGGCAGACTCAGGCGCCGGTCAGGCGCTGTTCGGCCTCGAGATACTTGGCGGCGGTGCGGTCGATG
Coding sequences within:
- a CDS encoding ABC transporter permease; this translates as MRPRDTATTALRALVAHPGRAALTLLAVALGCAAVVVLSGIGDGARRFVLDEFSQLGTRLLIVVPGRNETTGGAPPLLGETPRDLTLNDALALLRAPGVARVAPVAMGEAPVSTGALAREVGILGTTADYLAIRELTLAAGRFLPAADPGRAAPVAVLGATLARELFGTASPLGRRIRIADRRFRVIGVLAGGGVSLGTDMADLALIPVASAQAVFDNPGLFRVLVQGRVGADLAITAEQVRAVVRDRHEGEDDVTVITQDALLGTFDQILSTLTLAVAAIAAISLVVAGVLIMNVMLVSVSQRSAEIGLLKALGASAAQVRALFLTEALVLGALGSLAGLGCGHALLWLIDRQLAGFTLAAPPWASLAAVLTAMGSALMFGLLPARRAARLDPVAALNGR
- a CDS encoding DUF805 domain-containing protein yields the protein MLTIFFGDIKHGRLSRLPYLGCHAALIALLVLASFGLAKGPEDSALIADIKLAVLVAIAAVLLVAQANIAAKRIRDAGLPGWWILLLIALLSLTIGALFGHELIAGLDLLLLLLLLVLPTEAFGRRET
- a CDS encoding efflux RND transporter periplasmic adaptor subunit, producing the protein MKRPSPSHLLVLALGGTLLLWWYASRPGPPRVELVAVSEGAIERLVANTRAGTVKACRRARLAPSLGGQIARLEVHEGDRVGAGELLLELWNRDLIARVELAEREAEAATARARAACLHAEQAGREAERQRRLDTRAMTSEEALDRAQTAARAGAAECEAARANAEVSQAQVGVARAELERTRLVAPFAGVVAEVSGELNEYVTPSPPGIPTPPAIDLIDDACYYISAPIDEVDAARIALGLEARITLDAFGDRVFTGVVRRIAPYVFDQEKQARTVEIEVVMTEPPTDTPLLAGYSADVEIVVERREQVLQLPTAAIQAGLTPSVLLFDPTSGRLQRREIRIGIENWERTEIRSGLAPGERVARTLGGEDVTDGARIEPAP
- a CDS encoding c-type cytochrome domain-containing protein encodes the protein MTSRIRTIAIGLPALLMLGGCGQQDRITYEVHIQPLLETHCVECHLPGGAGAEASGFQVVSYDTLMKGTKFGPVVVPGDALSSNLYRLLAGEVDQSIRMPHGKDPLAPEQVALVETWIEQGAPER
- the hcp gene encoding hydroxylamine reductase; amino-acid sequence: MYCNQCEQTFRNSACVNSPGTCGKDADVQSLQETLLYGLKGMAAYAHHARRLGQHDEAVSAFIEEALFVTMTNVNFDPEALLDYCLRCGEMNLRVMELLDRGHVETFGAPAPTRVREGTEAGPGILVTGHDLLDLWELLCQVEGTEINVYTHGEMLPAHMYPRLRDHPNLAGHYGGAWQDQKREFAAFPGPVLATTNCVLIPPEQYRDRLYTIRATAVPGARHLPDGDYSALIAAARVCPPCVAAPTGESTIGFHRQVLLDQAPTIVEAVRSGAISHFFVIGGCDGAEKGRNYFTDYARATPSDSFILTLGCGKYRIRDHDYGEHLGLPRLLDMGQCNDAYGAIAVAAALAEACECGINDLPLTLVVSWFEQKAVAVLLSLLHLGVRGITLGPNPPAFITPGVLAILQQRYDLRLTGQDPAGDLARALAAA
- a CDS encoding ABC transporter ATP-binding protein, with the translated sequence MIALRGISRSFRVGEQQVRALHGVDLDIDSGDYVAIMGPSGSGKSTLLNILGLLDRPDQGRYRLDDIETTDLDEEARAALRGSRIGFVFQSFHLIPRLSAAENVELPLMLAGLAPAARGERVARALDRLGLTERADHRPDQLSGGQRQRVAIARATVMQPGLLLADEPTGNLDRRSGEEVIATLEALNDQGVTLVVVTHDPVVGGRAGRRIDMEDGGIRAH
- a CDS encoding DUF302 domain-containing protein, translating into MRLARNLFAIFGVLCLLAIGYGAARLAPILATFDPGAPRVYAEFGQRLLATGDPGMAMMWSVPVEDGLAAEEVVDSLKSLAVSNNLLFVGESPFYQQIEAITGEPYRYVNFLSFCDARVGRQMLEHRNEYSGFMPCRIALVEDAEGGLHLYSMNLDLLIHGGTPLPTELEQSATRVRDIIWSIMQGAAVGEF
- a CDS encoding GGDEF domain-containing protein is translated as MPMPLQSLKRLLETPQRFARDPLLFRRAQLLNFILLTLTALMSVAALFNIVIIGDSRLALIELAMVVAILLALWRFRRHANLHGSAWLASSSAGAMLLYLIVHTEGDTNPYVLLLLYPLFVYPLHGLRAATIAYLLFVAAVLAIFVYGWAHWSISCPAQTLFNITTALLIGGGIIYYYEHTREEALNRVRTLSMTDPLTGIWNRTMFDEMLAREIAKTGRHQRCFSLILLDLDHFKQINDTLGHDVGDAVLREFARLLATRTRASDGLSRWGGEEFALILPDTSCQQAEQLARDLLETIREHRFPTVGRVTASLGVGTFRPGSDRDAFFRAIDQALYRAKRQGRDRHAMSDDDRTAD
- a CDS encoding Crp/Fnr family transcriptional regulator; protein product: MSQREIIESLRAAPLLARLESAQLERVAARTTRLTLAAEQSLFLQGDAAERFFLVCAGQMQLYRLAPDGARKVIEIVSPGQTFAEALMFLNRPSYPVCASALAPTELIAIDAADFAAMLRESVETCFLLLGALSQRLRGLIGEIDHLTLHTASGRLARYLLERLPPERRALRLEVPKGVLASRLSIQPETLSRALRQFVDAGVIALEGRHVTLLDRPRLVELAALEPGLGPD
- a CDS encoding Hpt domain-containing protein, coding for MPIPAPEQPLRDPAAALASVGGDIELAHELLHALRAELPAELEALRACRAETDWPGLADYVHQMRTVIRYCGVPALDAALDALERAARIGDALRIDRDLARVATQAGRLTGMPEPESIEHE
- a CDS encoding ABC transporter permease, translating into MDLMRYALGAVGERPGRSLLTVLGIAIGVAAVVLLTAIGEGVHRFVLAEFSQFGTNLIAVSPGRTTTLGMSGALVSNVRPLSLDDARALARLPEVEAVVPVVQGNVAVEHAGRSRRTTVFGAGPGVPEIWSMRLASGRFLPERGANPPAFAVLGAELAVQLFGQRSPLGARIRVGGEPYRVIGVMARKGQMLGFDLDDTLYIPAERALALFDRDSLMEIDLLYDRHADSAVVAERVRTLLIRRHGSEDFTITTQDQMLAVLGSVLGALTTVVGALGAISLLVGGIGILTIMTIALGERRREIGLLRALGAGREQIRWLFLLEAMLLALLGGGIGLAVGGLVILLLGLALPGLPLQPAWDFVLLAECGALLLGLVAGVVPALHAARLDPVRALHEQ